TCTTAGGGACCGTTCACGCCGGCCTCCAAGTGCTCGGTCCTTATTTCTTCATTACGCATGCCCTTTATCGCAGAGAACGCGTTATTCTTATCGGGGGTTCCATGGACAATCGCACCGGGAAAGCTTCAGCCGTCAAGTTCAAGCCCGTTCCAACGCAATTGTTGGATGGGAAACGATTGACGAGAGACGGGAAAATACACTTCGCCCAAAACGTGTTTCCGGATTCGCGCGAATTCGTCCCGCTCTCCTCTTTCGGCATGGCCAAAAGCCAACTTCGATTTATTGCCGAAGACGCGAAACACTGGCTCTACTCCGTCTTTGGCAGCATCGGCAACACCTATTTGCAACTTTATCTCGACGAATACGCGTTTCGTTGGAATTGCATATCCCAAGGCATCCCCTTGAAGGCTGCATGGGAACAAATGATGTTCGGTCGCGCCGTTTACGAGCGGACGATGTCGGCATCGTACTGCCCATCTGCCTCTATAGCCGGGTAAGTCATACGTGGCTGTGGGCAACCGTCCCCAAAAGATTGCCCAGGCAATAGTTCGGATTATCGTTCGAGTTATCGACTTGGAAAACACCTGCTGTATTCTAACGAAAACACTGGAGACAAAGCGATACTTCTACACTAACCATTGCAGGGTACAAAGTTTCCCATTTTAATGATAGTTTGTTTATAATCCCCATTGGTAAACCTTGCAAATACCCTGGAACATAAACTCCCAACAAAAGGAATCGCTTGGGATACGCAATTGCTGCGAGCTCTTTGTCTTGCGCTTGTTGCTGAGCAAAGGGAATTGAAACGGAATGCGACACACTCATAGGTGCAGCGCAAGCTTGTTTATCGGGATATCGTTGTAGCAAAGCCATGCAAATTGTCGCTGCGCTGAGCAAAGGGAATTGCAACGGAATGCGACAAAAGCGGCGTTGGTGGATCACCTTCTTTTAAGACAGGGAGTCCACTCGGATATTGTTGTGGGAAGTAGTTTGGTGTAAGTCATACCTGAGCAAAGGGAATTGATACGGAATGCCACATGCACATAGGTGCAGACAAGCTTGTTCATCGGGATTTCGTTGTAGCAAAGCCATGCAAATCGTCGCTGCGCTGAGCAAAAGGAATTGTAACGGAATGCGGTGTAAGCGTACCTGAGCAAGGGGAATTGAAACGGAATGCGACAAAAGAGGCACTGGTGTCTCACCGCTCACGAACCGTTGCTGAGTAAAGGAAATCGAAACGGAATGCGACAAAAGGGGCAATAGCCAACCGCTTCTCTCAAGGTGCGGGAAAGCGAAAGTGCAAGATGAAACCCGAGAAGAAGCTTGCCCCGGAACATTCCGAACAAAACAAAAAACCTTCCCTGTAAAGGAAGGCCGCTTGTTCATTATGCTTTGCTGTCCAGCCAAATCGTCACGGGGCCCCAATTGACGAGCGATACGTCCATCATTTCCCCGAAGCGGCCGGTTTCGACCGTCAACCCTTTTTCCCGCAGCAGCGCGTTAAATCGTTCATACAGCGCCAATGCCTGCTCCGGGCGGGCGGCGGCCATGAAGTTGGGGCGTTTGCCCTTACGGGCGTCGCCGTACAACGTGAATTGCGACACGGAGAGAATCGCTCCGCCGACATCGGCGACGGAGATGTTCATTTTGCCGTCTTCGTCCTCGAAGATGCGGAGGCCCGCCACTTTGTCCGCCAAATACGCCGCGTCCGCTTCGGTGTCCTCATGGGTCACTCCGAGCAGAACGACGAGCCCGGCGTCAATAGCGCCGACCGTTTCGCCCCCGACGGAGACGCTTGCCGTCTTGCAGCGCTGCAGCAACGCGCGCATGATGTCGACCGCCTTTCGCTTTCTACTGCATGATGCGCTGAACGGAATACACGTCGCGCACGCGTTTGATTTTTTCGACTACGGAATGCAGATGCTCCGTATTTCGAATGAGTATCGTCATGTGAATCAACGCTACTTTGTTTTTATCCGAACGGCCCGATACGGCGGACATGTTCGTTTTGCTCTCGGACACCGCTTGGAGCACTTCGTTCAACAGCCCGCGGCGATCGTGTCCGGTAATTTCGATATCGACGCTGTAATTCGCCTCCGCCGCGCCGATCCACTCGACTTCGATGACGCGGTTCGCTTCGTCGGCCGCGTCTTCCGGCAGCGCGACGTTCGGACAATCGGCCCGGTGAACCGATACGCCGCGCCCCCGCGTAATGTAGCCGATGATGTCGTCGCCGGGTACGGGGTTGCAGCAGCGCGCGAACCGGACGAGAAGGTTATCGACACCCTTCACCCGCACGCCCTGCGTCGAGCGCGGGCGCACTTTGTGCGCGGCGGAAGCCGGCTTCAGCTCGCGGACTTCGCTTGTCAGCTGCAGCTGAGCGGCTTCTTCGTTTTCCCTGCGTTGTTTTTCCGTTAAGCGGGTTACAATTTGGGCGGCCGTAATGCCGCCGAAGCCGATCGCCGACAACATATCTTCGATGTCGTTGAAGTTGAACTTCTTCGCCGTTTCCAGCAGCTTCTCGTCGACCAGTATCTCCTGCGGGTCAAAGCCGAGGCGTTTCACTTCCCGTTCAAGCGCTTCGCGGCCCTTCTCGACGTTTTCCTCGCGCTTTTCTTTCTTGAACCACTGCTTGATCTTGCTCCGAGCGTGCGAGGATTGAGCGATTTTCAGCCAGTCCTGGCTTGGCCCGTACGAATGCTTCGACGTTAAAATTTCCACGATGTCCCCGGTTTGGAGACGATGGTCCAGCGGGACGATCCGGCCGTTCACTTTCGCGCCGATCGTTCGGTTGCCGATTTCGGTATGAATGCGGTACGCAAAATCGAGCGGCACGGAGCCGGCCGGAAGTTCGATGACTTCGCCTTTCGGCGTAAAGACGTACACCAAATCGGTGAAGAAGTCCATTCGCAGCGATTCCATAAATTCCGCCGCGTCTTTCGCCTCGTGCTGCAGCTCCAAAATTTCGCGGAAGAACGTCATTTTTTCCTCGAAGGTACCCAGATTCGCCGCCTGCGAGGAGCCTTCTTTGTTTTCCTTATACGCCCAATGCGCCGCGATACCGAATTCGGACGTTCGATGCATTTCGTACGTGCGGATCTGCACTTCCGTCGGCTCGCCTTTCGGACCGATCACGGTCGTATGGAGCGATTGGTACATGTTCGGCTTCGGCATCGCGATATAGTCTTTGAAGCGTCCCGGCATCGGTTTCCAAAGCGTGTGGATGATGCCCAGCGTC
This DNA window, taken from Paenibacillus sp., encodes the following:
- the dtd gene encoding D-aminoacyl-tRNA deacylase produces the protein MRALLQRCKTASVSVGGETVGAIDAGLVVLLGVTHEDTEADAAYLADKVAGLRIFEDEDGKMNISVADVGGAILSVSQFTLYGDARKGKRPNFMAAARPEQALALYERFNALLREKGLTVETGRFGEMMDVSLVNWGPVTIWLDSKA
- a CDS encoding bifunctional (p)ppGpp synthetase/guanosine-3',5'-bis(diphosphate) 3'-pyrophosphohydrolase; its protein translation is MEERQPTGIEQLIEKASSYIKEADLARIREAYEFAEAAHRGQTRKSGEPYILHPLAVADILVGMQMDATTVIVGLLHDVVEDTNVTTQDLEAKFGRTCAALVDGLTKLEKIRFKSKEEQQNENYRKMFVAMAQDIRVILIKLADRLHNMRTLKYQSEESQRRISEETLEIFCPIAHRLGMAAIRWEMEDISLRYLNPQQYYRIVNLMQKKRAEREQHISEVMEKIREKLKEMGIDADISGRPKHIYSIYKKMVTRNKQFNEIYDLLAIRIIVENVKDCYATLGIIHTLWKPMPGRFKDYIAMPKPNMYQSLHTTVIGPKGEPTEVQIRTYEMHRTSEFGIAAHWAYKENKEGSSQAANLGTFEEKMTFFREILELQHEAKDAAEFMESLRMDFFTDLVYVFTPKGEVIELPAGSVPLDFAYRIHTEIGNRTIGAKVNGRIVPLDHRLQTGDIVEILTSKHSYGPSQDWLKIAQSSHARSKIKQWFKKEKREENVEKGREALEREVKRLGFDPQEILVDEKLLETAKKFNFNDIEDMLSAIGFGGITAAQIVTRLTEKQRRENEEAAQLQLTSEVRELKPASAAHKVRPRSTQGVRVKGVDNLLVRFARCCNPVPGDDIIGYITRGRGVSVHRADCPNVALPEDAADEANRVIEVEWIGAAEANYSVDIEITGHDRRGLLNEVLQAVSESKTNMSAVSGRSDKNKVALIHMTILIRNTEHLHSVVEKIKRVRDVYSVQRIMQ